A single window of Luteipulveratus halotolerans DNA harbors:
- a CDS encoding PPOX class F420-dependent oxidoreductase, which yields MSDDALRDLIASRQLGVLATLKRDGRPQLSNVTYVYDRECDLIRVSITAGRAKTANLRRDPRASVQAQTEDGWSYAVAEARAELLPVARDEHDASVEELIDLYRAANGEHPDWDDYRRAMVADERIPLHLHVERVYGLVR from the coding sequence ATGAGCGACGACGCACTCCGTGACCTGATCGCCTCACGACAGCTGGGCGTGCTCGCCACGCTCAAGCGAGACGGCCGCCCCCAGCTGTCCAACGTCACCTACGTGTACGACCGCGAGTGCGACCTGATCCGCGTCTCGATCACCGCCGGACGCGCCAAGACCGCCAACCTGCGCCGCGACCCCCGCGCATCGGTGCAGGCGCAGACCGAGGACGGCTGGTCGTACGCCGTCGCCGAGGCCCGCGCCGAGCTGCTGCCCGTGGCCCGGGACGAGCACGACGCGAGTGTCGAGGAGCTGATCGACCTCTACCGCGCGGCCAACGGTGAGCACCCCGACTGGGACGACTACCGCCGGGCGATGGTGGCGGACGAGCGCATCCCGCTGCACCTGCACGTCGAGCGGGTCTACGGCCTGGTCCGATGA